The following is a genomic window from Polaribacter atrinae.
TAGTTAAAGAGTCTAATTTAATAAATTTACCAGAATCATTGTGTAAGATACCTTGTTTTGTTTTAAACTTTAGCAAGGCTTTAAAAGCATATGAACACGATTGGTACAGTTCTTTATTTTGCGGCTCTATTTCTGCTAACCTTTCAAAACGGTGAGCGGTATTATTAATTTCAAAAATATTGTTAGAGAGTGTTAAAAGTCTTGCCGCATTAATTAATGGCATTAATGCTCTTTGTTTTATGTTAAAAGAGTCTTTGTGATCCCCATTGTTCTCTACTAGAAACTGTTTAAAAAAACTTAAAGGAGAAGGGCTTGCAATTGCCTCTTTTCCTAAAAATGTAAATAGAAGACTTCTTTCATTAAGGGTTTTAAAAATACTTGTAGTTAGATCTTTAGCCATAGAAACCTCACCATAAATGGCATTAAAATCAAAGAAAATCGATGATAATAAAATAGCTTCTTCGTTAACATTAAAAATCCAGTCGTTAAATTGATCCTTCCATTCAGACAAAGATAAACACCATTTAGGATTGCTTGCCATCATTTCTGCAGGACAATATTCGTAGCCAATTTTATGCAACGATTTTGTAATATGTCCGGCTAGTTTTAAAAAATATTCTTTAGTTTCTGTATACTTTTCTTTAGCAACATCTTCAAAAATTAAAGCGTTGTCTTGGTCTGTATATAAAAGTTGTTCTTTTCTACCTTGACTCCCTAATGCTAACCAAGTAAATTTAACAGGAGGCGTAGTTTCCATCTTTTTTAAAGAAAGTTCTATAACTCTTGTGGTAACACCGTCATTAATTTCTGAGATAATTTTAGAAATATGCGATAACGGAATATTTTGTTCTAAATAAGATTTTAAAAGTTGGTTTGCTTTGTTTCTAATATCACGAATTTCTTTGGTCTTTTTAGCGCGTTTAATCTCTTTTAAAATAACTGTAGGGTTGTTTCCAAGAGATGCTAAAACATCATGATTTGTTAAAATTCCAATCAATTTAGAGTTCCCTGTTCCATCTGCTGTAATACACAAATGGCCAACGGTATGTTTTATCATCTGTAATTGAGCGTCTAAAACAGTTAGGTTTTTAGATTGCGTAATTACCGGAGAAGACATAATTTCTTTCACCGAGGTATCTATAGAAAAAAGACCTGTCGCTATTTTATTTTTAAGATCACTATTTGTGATAATTCCTAGAGGAACACAAGCATCATCAACTACAATAATACAGCCAATTCTTTGGTCACTCATTTTAATTGCAGCCTCTTTAACGGTAGATTTAATGGTACAAGTTAAAGGTTTCTTTGTATAATTTACAGAGTGTAAATTAGAGTATGCTAAATTATCAGTCTCTATATAATCTGTAAAAACATTGTTGTTTTGTTCATTTGTGTAAGGGTCAAAAGAGTTTGAAGCAAAGGATGTTAGCAGATATTTATTGATTTTTAAGCTTCTTTCTGATACCGATTCAAAAATTTCAATAGGAATAGCGTAGACAATAGATTCTTCATTGGCAATTGCGTCGAGTAAATAATTTTCTTTACTAATTAACGGTCGTAAACCAAAAATGTCTCCACCATCACAAATGTCTATCAATGATTTTTTGTCATTAGAGTTTTTGTACAAGCTAATTCCACCATTTCTTACAATGTAAAACTGTTTATGGATTTCATCATGCTCGTTAAAAATAACTTTCCCTTTTTCTAAATATATGATGGATACTTGAGAGGCAATTTCAAGTATTTTATTATTCGTTAATAAATTGAAAGGCGGGTAGTTTTTTAAAAAATCGTAAACACGTTCTGCAATTGAATTTTTCATCCTTTTTTTATTTGTTGATAAATTTTATTCTTAACTTTTACTTACGGGAGTTTTTTCTAAATCAAAAACGGCCGTAGAAATAGTTACCTGAAACCAATTTTTAAACATTTTGTAATTACGTTTTTGTGGCCATTCTTTTTTATTAGTATGCCAACCATCTAGTTCCATCATAAAATATTTATCGAATTTCTTTTTTAAATGCACTTCGATATTTTCAAAACTATTATTGTTAATTAAATAAATATTAACGTCATTAAAGGTAGTTGCATCAATTTTAGAATCTGGATAAATAGTGTTATGCCAATCTATAAAAGGTTGTAGAGGTTTTATAGAAATTGCAGATCTATTAATAAAATTTTCTTCAAACTCATCGGTTTCTTCATTAGGGAAATCCATTTGCAACATCTCAGTAAGGTAGTCGTCTTCAGATTGTGTTGTTACATTTAATTTTGGGGTTCCATTCTTTTCAAAGAAATGAAAATCGACTATAAATTCTGTAAATTCTTTAAAATGATTGACTTTGTAGGTTGTCATTTTTTCTAATAATCGATAATCTTCGCCATCTTCTTTTGCTAACGTAATAATGTTTTTAAATTCAGATGTATCTAAAATAGATCGCATATTTCCTAAGTTCCAAGTATTTTGGGCAAACTCATATACGTCTTCGTGATATTCGTAATCTTTAAATTCATCATCAAAGTGATTCACAAATTTTTCTAATAATGTAGAGTAATTTACTTCTGTATTTTGAATATTATTACTGTCTCCAAATAAATTTACAACCTTATTTTTTTTCATTTTGATGTGAGTTTTGAATGTTTTTTATGATCTGATTATATACCGAACAGTAATAATCGTGAAACCTTGGTAGTAAAACGTTTTCTATGTTTTTAGTATTTTTTAATACTGATAAATCAAATAATTGAATGGCATCAACTTCTTCTTCCTGAATTTTTAAAGTTGATAAAGGAACTTTTAGTTCAGCTATAAAAACATGATGATGTTCGTTATCTATAATTCCGTTTGAATGAGAAACTTGATGAATTCTTGTACCAATCTTGATGAGGTCTTTTTCGGTTAATAGTAAACCGATTTCTTCTAAGACTTCTCTTTTTGCTGATGTTAAAAGATCTTCTCCTGCACCAGCATGTCCTGCAACAGAAATATCCCACAAACCAGGAAATACTTTTTTAGTCAGCGCTCTTTTTTGAAGTAGTATTTTTTCATCCGAAGTAAAAAGCCAAATATGAACAGTGGCATGAAACCAACCATTTTGATGTGCTTCAGATTTTAAAGCTGTTTTTCCTGTAGGTTTTCCTTCGGGAGTTAAAATGTCGATGAGTTCGTCCATTATTTTATAGAAGACTTTTTCAGGTTTCAAAAAACCTGAAAAGTCTAGGTATTTAGCTTTTGCTGATAAAGAGTTCGTTTGTCATTTCGAAATGAGCTTTTTTAAGCGATTGAGAAATCTCATAATGCTTGTATATAATTATAAGATTCCTCCTCATTCTTCGTTCGGAACGACAAAACGGAATTTTATCAGTGTGAATTAGTGAAATTCGTATCTATTTTTTATTTATTCAAAATAAGAAAAAGTTTCTCCTCCTTTAATATTCAATAAAGTTTCATAAATCATTTTAATAACATTTTCTACATCGTCTCTATGTACCATTTCTACAGTAGTATGCATGTATCTTAAAGGTAAAGAAATTAAAGCAGAAGCAACGCCACCGTTACTATATGCAAAAGCATCTGTATCTGTTCCTGTTGCTCTAGAAAGTGCAGAACGCTGAAAAGGTATCTTTTTAGCTTCGGCAGTCTCTGTAATTAAATCACGTAATTTTTGTTGTACAGCTGGTGCATAAGCAATAACCGGACCTTTACCTAACTCTAAAAGACCAGCAGATTTTTTCTCGATCATTGGAGTAGTGGTGTCGTGTGTTACATCGGTAACAATAGCTACATTTGGTTTAATAGTTTGTGTAATCATTTCTGCTCCACGTAAACCAATTTCTTCTTGTACAGAGTTGGTAATGTACAATCCGAAAGGCAATTCTTTTTTGTTTTCTTTTAATAAACGAGCTACTTCGGCAATCATAAAACCACCCATTCTGTTGTCTAAAGCTCTACAAACAAATTTGTCTCCGTTTAAGATGTGAAATTCATCTGGATAGGTAATTACACAACCAACATGTACGCCTAAAGCTTCTACTTCTTCTTTAGTAGCACAACCTGTATCAATAAAAATATTATCTGGTTTTGGCGCTTGTTCACTTGCTTTATCTCTAGTATGAATTGCTGGCCATCCAAAAACACCTTTTACAATGCCGTTTTTAGTATGGATGTTTACAATTTTACTTGGTGCAATTTGATGATCAGAACCTCCGTTTCTAATCACGTAAATTAATCCGTTGTCAGAAATATAATTTACATACCAAGAAATTTCATCTGCATGCCCTTCAATAACTACTTTGTATTTTGCATCCGGATTTATAACCCCAACAGCAGAACCGTAAGTATCTGTAATAAATGTATCGACATAAGGTTTTAGGTAGTCCATCCAAATTTTCTGACCTTCCCATTCGTAACCGGTTGGTGCAGCATTATTTAAGTATTTCTCTAAAAATGTAAGTGAATCTTTATTTAAAATTGATTTTTTTGCCATTATAAAAGTTTATAAAGTTTAATGTGAAAATTTCTAAAGTAAAATGTGAGTTCGGTTATTTTTTTCTATTTAAAAAATTATAAGAAAAAATAGCGAGTACATTTTATACTTCCAATGGTAAAAATAATACGATTTTTTAGGAATTCCACATAAATAATCACAAAAAAATGTAACAAAAGTGCTTACTTTTACACTAATCACCAAAGTAATATCACTAAAACCAAGAATATGAAGTTAGTAATTGAAAATTTAACCAAGACATATAAAAACGGAGTAAAAGCTATTGATAATTTAAGTATCGAAATAGGTACCGGAATGTTTGGTTTATTAGGACCAAATGGTGCAGGGAAATCATCTTTAATGAGAACCATTGCAACGTTACAAAGTCCAGATTCTGGTTCAATTACTTTTGGTGATATTAAAGTTTTAGAAGACAATATGTCTTTGCGTAAAGTGTTAGGTTATTTGCCACAATCTTTTGGTGTGTATCCAAAAATGTCTGCAGAAGAATTGTTAGATTATTTTGCGACTTTAAAAGGAATAGCCAATAAAACAGAAAGACAAGCAATTGTAAAAGAAGTTTTAGAAATTACTAATTTATACGAAGTAAGGCACAAACATGTTGCAGGATATTCTGGAGGAATGAAACAACGTTTTGGTATTGCACAATTACTTTTAAATAACCCAAAATTAATTATTGTTGATGAACCAACTGCAGGTTTAGATCCAGCAGAAAGACATCGTTTTTTAAATGTTTTAAGAGAAGTTGGTAGCAATTGTACAGTTATTTTTTCTACACATATTGTAGAGGATGTAAAGGAATTGTGTAATGAAATGGCTATTTTAAACGGAGGTAAAATATTAAAACATTCTACACCACAAAAAGCTACAGAAGAATTAAAAAACACTATTTGGACCAAGATTATAGAGAAAGATGATTTAGAAGAAAACATGAAGCTTTATAATGTATTGTCTAGAAATTTTAATACAGACAATACATTAAACATAAGAGTACATGCTGCAGAAAAACCTTCGGAAGATTTTATTGCTGCAACACCACAGTTAGACGATGTGTATTTTATCGCTTTAAAACAAGATGAACCAGTTTTGGTTTAAAAATTTTAAAGAGAAAAGTTAGAAAGTAAAAATTCTAATTTTCTAAAAATCCAACAATCTAATCATCCATCAATCTAAAAAAAATGTTTTCAACTATTTTTAAACAAGAATTAAAATACTGGTTTAACAAGCCTGTTTTTTATATTTATATATCTATATTTTTAATAGTTTCTTTCTTTTTATCAGCAACATCTGCAGGTATTTGGGACGGAATTACAGGAACAACAGGTTCTTCTAGAATTGTAAATTCGCCAATTGGTGTTACCGGTATTTTTAATGCATTTACAATTTTAATATTTTTCTTATTTCCCTCTATTATTGGGGTTTCTATTTATAGAGATTTTAAAAGTGAAATGCACACCATTTTATTTTCGTATCCGTTTACAAAAACAAATTATTTATTCGCTAAATTTCTTAGTGGTATTGTAGTGGTTTCTGCTATTGTTTTAGTGGTTGCACTGGGTATGGTTATTGGTTTTAGATTCCCTGGAACCAATTCAGACATTGTGGGCGATTTTAATATAATGACTTATTTAACAGTTTATTTGGTGTATTTATTACCCAATATATTGTTTTTTGGAGCTGTTGTTTTTGCGGTTGTTACTTTCTCTAGAAATATTGCCGCTGGTTTTATTACGGTAATTATTTTAATGTTTGTACAAGGAGCAATTACTAGCATTTTATCAGAACCAGAACACGCAACTTTATTAGCAATTTTAGATCCTTAT
Proteins encoded in this region:
- a CDS encoding DUF294 nucleotidyltransferase-like domain-containing protein, whose translation is MKNSIAERVYDFLKNYPPFNLLTNNKILEIASQVSIIYLEKGKVIFNEHDEIHKQFYIVRNGGISLYKNSNDKKSLIDICDGGDIFGLRPLISKENYLLDAIANEESIVYAIPIEIFESVSERSLKINKYLLTSFASNSFDPYTNEQNNNVFTDYIETDNLAYSNLHSVNYTKKPLTCTIKSTVKEAAIKMSDQRIGCIIVVDDACVPLGIITNSDLKNKIATGLFSIDTSVKEIMSSPVITQSKNLTVLDAQLQMIKHTVGHLCITADGTGNSKLIGILTNHDVLASLGNNPTVILKEIKRAKKTKEIRDIRNKANQLLKSYLEQNIPLSHISKIISEINDGVTTRVIELSLKKMETTPPVKFTWLALGSQGRKEQLLYTDQDNALIFEDVAKEKYTETKEYFLKLAGHITKSLHKIGYEYCPAEMMASNPKWCLSLSEWKDQFNDWIFNVNEEAILLSSIFFDFNAIYGEVSMAKDLTTSIFKTLNERSLLFTFLGKEAIASPSPLSFFKQFLVENNGDHKDSFNIKQRALMPLINAARLLTLSNNIFEINNTAHRFERLAEIEPQNKELYQSCSYAFKALLKFKTKQGILHNDSGKFIKLDSLTKEEKLKLKRCFKPIREIQEVLSIRFNLTNRL
- a CDS encoding NUDIX hydrolase, whose product is MDELIDILTPEGKPTGKTALKSEAHQNGWFHATVHIWLFTSDEKILLQKRALTKKVFPGLWDISVAGHAGAGEDLLTSAKREVLEEIGLLLTEKDLIKIGTRIHQVSHSNGIIDNEHHHVFIAELKVPLSTLKIQEEEVDAIQLFDLSVLKNTKNIENVLLPRFHDYYCSVYNQIIKNIQNSHQNEKK
- a CDS encoding M42 family metallopeptidase, coding for MAKKSILNKDSLTFLEKYLNNAAPTGYEWEGQKIWMDYLKPYVDTFITDTYGSAVGVINPDAKYKVVIEGHADEISWYVNYISDNGLIYVIRNGGSDHQIAPSKIVNIHTKNGIVKGVFGWPAIHTRDKASEQAPKPDNIFIDTGCATKEEVEALGVHVGCVITYPDEFHILNGDKFVCRALDNRMGGFMIAEVARLLKENKKELPFGLYITNSVQEEIGLRGAEMITQTIKPNVAIVTDVTHDTTTPMIEKKSAGLLELGKGPVIAYAPAVQQKLRDLITETAEAKKIPFQRSALSRATGTDTDAFAYSNGGVASALISLPLRYMHTTVEMVHRDDVENVIKMIYETLLNIKGGETFSYFE
- a CDS encoding ABC transporter ATP-binding protein, with the protein product MKLVIENLTKTYKNGVKAIDNLSIEIGTGMFGLLGPNGAGKSSLMRTIATLQSPDSGSITFGDIKVLEDNMSLRKVLGYLPQSFGVYPKMSAEELLDYFATLKGIANKTERQAIVKEVLEITNLYEVRHKHVAGYSGGMKQRFGIAQLLLNNPKLIIVDEPTAGLDPAERHRFLNVLREVGSNCTVIFSTHIVEDVKELCNEMAILNGGKILKHSTPQKATEELKNTIWTKIIEKDDLEENMKLYNVLSRNFNTDNTLNIRVHAAEKPSEDFIAATPQLDDVYFIALKQDEPVLV